A stretch of Paenibacillus peoriae DNA encodes these proteins:
- a CDS encoding TatD family hydrolase, which yields MERGTPLIDIGVNLMHRSFHADREQVVERAAAVGISPLIITGTSVRSSREASQYAARYPGKLYATAGVHPHDAKDCSADTIQQLRQLAGQPQVVSIGECGLDYNRDFSPRDVQRRWFGEQIQLAGELKMPLFLHERDAHEDFVAMLREYQGLVDKAVVHCFTGTEQELRTYVEMGLYIGITGWICDERRGKHLRELVRDIPLDRLMIETDAPFLTPRNLPVKPKEGRNEPMYLAHIAATIAECTGRSMMEIEIATTETAKRFFGL from the coding sequence ATGGAAAGGGGTACACCGTTAATTGATATTGGTGTGAACTTGATGCATCGTTCGTTTCATGCAGATCGGGAACAGGTGGTAGAGAGAGCCGCGGCTGTAGGGATTTCACCGCTGATTATTACCGGGACCAGTGTCCGCAGCAGTCGGGAAGCTTCTCAGTATGCAGCGCGTTATCCGGGCAAGCTGTATGCGACAGCTGGCGTGCATCCCCATGATGCCAAAGACTGCAGTGCAGACACGATTCAGCAGCTCCGCCAGTTGGCGGGTCAGCCGCAGGTCGTATCCATAGGGGAATGCGGATTGGACTATAACCGTGATTTTTCGCCACGTGATGTGCAGCGCCGATGGTTTGGCGAGCAAATCCAACTGGCGGGTGAGCTGAAAATGCCGTTATTTCTGCATGAACGAGATGCACATGAGGACTTTGTCGCTATGCTTCGGGAGTATCAAGGGCTTGTCGATAAAGCGGTAGTGCATTGTTTTACCGGCACGGAACAGGAATTGCGTACGTATGTAGAAATGGGACTGTATATCGGAATCACCGGCTGGATTTGCGACGAACGGCGGGGGAAGCATCTGCGTGAACTGGTCAGAGATATTCCCTTGGACCGTCTGATGATTGAAACGGATGCTCCATTTTTGACCCCGCGTAATTTGCCTGTGAAGCCTAAAGAAGGGCGTAATGAGCCCATGTATCTCGCTCACATTGCTGCTACGATAGCCGAATGTACAGGTCGAAGCATGATGGAGATCGAAATCGCGACGACGGAAACGGCTAAACGTTTCTTCGGATTATAG